One Oncorhynchus kisutch isolate 150728-3 linkage group LG11, Okis_V2, whole genome shotgun sequence genomic region harbors:
- the LOC109900136 gene encoding golgin IMH1-like isoform X3, whose amino-acid sequence MLRRTVSFPIEAGRLQQLGLLDCASHGVTSCSVLDLPSLHRGHRGSRQREDEWQGRYQGPAEAGQWEDKRQGRYQGPAEAGQWEDDGGLVVTPSSNGSTRGPRWRDLYTSSDQLRSDSVEDDSYDYEEGKQNDESVRLYVSEEERILNSADLSSEERRDVLAELVYSRSRLKQLNSELQRTVEVADDNNTLLRTENTALRNQVKGMKQSIHDAEQLMDELEEIRSLLVEKDDATGNLEAYIKQLEKEKEILEDQIETIGSEMSRIIPDRATDKKKIVNLSQALQALQKDFVVEQLGQSLTEYSSIAQDLKEKMKDLQSQLAEALINGGEGGYMALDGTLSAATQRSISLAEELGLLPCMMEDSSDEVQREEKIEEKQRVEERVERQADEKKEEVVKEEKQMLEEKSGVWSDMVRGVRAAGGFTLGFLVPLGVLVSMVPGCYDHCTGLGFTNTFWSTARYLIQPYCNVHHIGLPPL is encoded by the exons ATGCTGCGCAGGACCGTCTCCTTCCCCATTGAG GCGGGGCGGCTGCAGCAGCTGGGTCTATTGGACTGTGCCTCCCACGGTGTGACATCATGCTCGGTGCTCGACCTCCCGTCTCTCCACCGAGGTCACCGGGGTTCACGACAACGGGAGGATGAGTGGCAGGGCCGGTACCAGGGGCCTGCTGAGGCTGGCCAATGGGAGGATAAGCGGCAGGGCCGGTACCAGGGGCCTGCCGAGGCTGGCCAATGGGAGGATGACGGTGGGTTAGTGGTCACACCCTCTTCTAATG GTAGCACCAGGGGACCCAGATGGAGGGATTTATATACCAGCTCAGACCAGCTAAG gtcAGACTCAGTGGAAGATGATAGCTATGATTATGAAG AGGGGAAGCAGAATGATGAGTCTGTCAGGCTGTACgtgtcagaggaagagaggatcctCAACTCTGCAGACCT GAGTTCAGAGGAGAGGCGTGATGTTCTAGCAGAGTTGGTGTATTCCCGAAGCAGACTGAAGCAATTGAACTCAGAGCTGCAGAGAACAGTAGAGGTAGCCGATGACAACAACACACTGCTACGCACCGAGAACACTGCCCTGCGCAACCAAGTCAAAGG GATGAAGCAGTCGATCCATGATGCAGAGCAGCTGATGGACGAGCTGGAGGAGATCCGGAGCCTATTGGTTGAGAAAGACGATGCTACGGGCAATCTGGAGGCCTACATCAAACAACTG gagaaagagaaggagatttTGGAGGACCAGATCGAAACCATCGGCAGTGAG ATGTCCCGTATTATACCAGACAGAGCCACTGACAAGAAGAAGATCGTTAACCTCAGCCAGGCTCTACAAGCCTTACag AAGGACTTTGTAGTTGAGCAGCTGGGGCAGTCCCTTACAGAGTACTCCTCCATTGCACag GATCTGAAGGAGAAGATGAAGGATCTGCAGAGCCAACTGGCAGAGGCCCTAAt taatggaggagaggggggttaCATGGCGTTAGATGGAACTCTGTCTGCAGCCACTCAGCGCTCCATCTCTCTAGCAGAGGAACTGGGTCTACTGCCATGCATGATG GAGGACTCCTCTGATGAGgtgcagagggaggagaagatagaggagaagcagagagtggaggagagggtagaaagaCAGGCGGatgagaagaaagaggaggtggTTAAGGAGGAGAAACAGATGCTAGAGGAGAAGAGTGGTGTGTGGTCAGATATGGTGAGAGGTGTCCGAGCAGCAGGAGGTTTCACCCTGGGTTTCCTGGTTCCTCTGGGTGTCCTGGTCTCCATGGTCCCCGGCTGCTACGACCACTGTACAGGACTCGGCTTCACCAACACTTTCTGGTCTACAGCCAGATACCTCATACAGCCATACTGCAATGTGCACCACATAGGCCTCCCCCCGCTGTAA
- the LOC109900136 gene encoding golgin IMH1-like isoform X2: MLRRTVSFPIEAGRLQQLGLLDCASHGVTSCSVLDLPSLHRGHRGSRQREDEWQGRYQGPAEAGQWEDKRQGRYQGPAEAGQWEDDGGLVVTPSSNGSTRGPRWRDLYTSSDQLRSDSVEDDSYDYEEGKQNDESVRLYVSEEERILNSADLSSEERRDVLAELVYSRSRLKQLNSELQRTVEVADDNNTLLRTENTALRNQVKGMKQSIHDAEQLMDELEEIRSLLVEKDDATGNLEAYIKQLEKEKEILEDQIETIGSEMSRIIPDRATDKKKIVNLSQALQALQLRLEESRLALDHRDEVLRKDFVVEQLGQSLTEYSSIAQDLKEKMKDLQSQLAEALINGGEGGYMALDGTLSAATQRSISLAEELGLLPCMMEDSSDEVQREEKIEEKQRVEERVERQADEKKEEVVKEEKQMLEEKSGVWSDMVRGVRAAGGFTLGFLVPLGVLVSMVPGCYDHCTGLGFTNTFWSTARYLIQPYCNVHHIGLPPL, encoded by the exons ATGCTGCGCAGGACCGTCTCCTTCCCCATTGAG GCGGGGCGGCTGCAGCAGCTGGGTCTATTGGACTGTGCCTCCCACGGTGTGACATCATGCTCGGTGCTCGACCTCCCGTCTCTCCACCGAGGTCACCGGGGTTCACGACAACGGGAGGATGAGTGGCAGGGCCGGTACCAGGGGCCTGCTGAGGCTGGCCAATGGGAGGATAAGCGGCAGGGCCGGTACCAGGGGCCTGCCGAGGCTGGCCAATGGGAGGATGACGGTGGGTTAGTGGTCACACCCTCTTCTAATG GTAGCACCAGGGGACCCAGATGGAGGGATTTATATACCAGCTCAGACCAGCTAAG gtcAGACTCAGTGGAAGATGATAGCTATGATTATGAAG AGGGGAAGCAGAATGATGAGTCTGTCAGGCTGTACgtgtcagaggaagagaggatcctCAACTCTGCAGACCT GAGTTCAGAGGAGAGGCGTGATGTTCTAGCAGAGTTGGTGTATTCCCGAAGCAGACTGAAGCAATTGAACTCAGAGCTGCAGAGAACAGTAGAGGTAGCCGATGACAACAACACACTGCTACGCACCGAGAACACTGCCCTGCGCAACCAAGTCAAAGG GATGAAGCAGTCGATCCATGATGCAGAGCAGCTGATGGACGAGCTGGAGGAGATCCGGAGCCTATTGGTTGAGAAAGACGATGCTACGGGCAATCTGGAGGCCTACATCAAACAACTG gagaaagagaaggagatttTGGAGGACCAGATCGAAACCATCGGCAGTGAG ATGTCCCGTATTATACCAGACAGAGCCACTGACAAGAAGAAGATCGTTAACCTCAGCCAGGCTCTACAAGCCTTACag CTTCGACTCGAGGAGAGCAGACTAGCTTTGGATCACAGGGATGAGGTCCTACGTAAG GACTTTGTAGTTGAGCAGCTGGGGCAGTCCCTTACAGAGTACTCCTCCATTGCACag GATCTGAAGGAGAAGATGAAGGATCTGCAGAGCCAACTGGCAGAGGCCCTAAt taatggaggagaggggggttaCATGGCGTTAGATGGAACTCTGTCTGCAGCCACTCAGCGCTCCATCTCTCTAGCAGAGGAACTGGGTCTACTGCCATGCATGATG GAGGACTCCTCTGATGAGgtgcagagggaggagaagatagaggagaagcagagagtggaggagagggtagaaagaCAGGCGGatgagaagaaagaggaggtggTTAAGGAGGAGAAACAGATGCTAGAGGAGAAGAGTGGTGTGTGGTCAGATATGGTGAGAGGTGTCCGAGCAGCAGGAGGTTTCACCCTGGGTTTCCTGGTTCCTCTGGGTGTCCTGGTCTCCATGGTCCCCGGCTGCTACGACCACTGTACAGGACTCGGCTTCACCAACACTTTCTGGTCTACAGCCAGATACCTCATACAGCCATACTGCAATGTGCACCACATAGGCCTCCCCCCGCTGTAA
- the LOC109900136 gene encoding golgin IMH1-like isoform X1, with translation MLRRTVSFPIEAGRLQQLGLLDCASHGVTSCSVLDLPSLHRGHRGSRQREDEWQGRYQGPAEAGQWEDKRQGRYQGPAEAGQWEDDGGLVVTPSSNGSTRGPRWRDLYTSSDQLRSDSVEDDSYDYEEGKQNDESVRLYVSEEERILNSADLSSEERRDVLAELVYSRSRLKQLNSELQRTVEVADDNNTLLRTENTALRNQVKGMKQSIHDAEQLMDELEEIRSLLVEKDDATGNLEAYIKQLEKEKEILEDQIETIGSEMSRIIPDRATDKKKIVNLSQALQALQLRLEESRLALDHRDEVLRKKDFVVEQLGQSLTEYSSIAQDLKEKMKDLQSQLAEALINGGEGGYMALDGTLSAATQRSISLAEELGLLPCMMEDSSDEVQREEKIEEKQRVEERVERQADEKKEEVVKEEKQMLEEKSGVWSDMVRGVRAAGGFTLGFLVPLGVLVSMVPGCYDHCTGLGFTNTFWSTARYLIQPYCNVHHIGLPPL, from the exons ATGCTGCGCAGGACCGTCTCCTTCCCCATTGAG GCGGGGCGGCTGCAGCAGCTGGGTCTATTGGACTGTGCCTCCCACGGTGTGACATCATGCTCGGTGCTCGACCTCCCGTCTCTCCACCGAGGTCACCGGGGTTCACGACAACGGGAGGATGAGTGGCAGGGCCGGTACCAGGGGCCTGCTGAGGCTGGCCAATGGGAGGATAAGCGGCAGGGCCGGTACCAGGGGCCTGCCGAGGCTGGCCAATGGGAGGATGACGGTGGGTTAGTGGTCACACCCTCTTCTAATG GTAGCACCAGGGGACCCAGATGGAGGGATTTATATACCAGCTCAGACCAGCTAAG gtcAGACTCAGTGGAAGATGATAGCTATGATTATGAAG AGGGGAAGCAGAATGATGAGTCTGTCAGGCTGTACgtgtcagaggaagagaggatcctCAACTCTGCAGACCT GAGTTCAGAGGAGAGGCGTGATGTTCTAGCAGAGTTGGTGTATTCCCGAAGCAGACTGAAGCAATTGAACTCAGAGCTGCAGAGAACAGTAGAGGTAGCCGATGACAACAACACACTGCTACGCACCGAGAACACTGCCCTGCGCAACCAAGTCAAAGG GATGAAGCAGTCGATCCATGATGCAGAGCAGCTGATGGACGAGCTGGAGGAGATCCGGAGCCTATTGGTTGAGAAAGACGATGCTACGGGCAATCTGGAGGCCTACATCAAACAACTG gagaaagagaaggagatttTGGAGGACCAGATCGAAACCATCGGCAGTGAG ATGTCCCGTATTATACCAGACAGAGCCACTGACAAGAAGAAGATCGTTAACCTCAGCCAGGCTCTACAAGCCTTACag CTTCGACTCGAGGAGAGCAGACTAGCTTTGGATCACAGGGATGAGGTCCTACGTAAG AAGGACTTTGTAGTTGAGCAGCTGGGGCAGTCCCTTACAGAGTACTCCTCCATTGCACag GATCTGAAGGAGAAGATGAAGGATCTGCAGAGCCAACTGGCAGAGGCCCTAAt taatggaggagaggggggttaCATGGCGTTAGATGGAACTCTGTCTGCAGCCACTCAGCGCTCCATCTCTCTAGCAGAGGAACTGGGTCTACTGCCATGCATGATG GAGGACTCCTCTGATGAGgtgcagagggaggagaagatagaggagaagcagagagtggaggagagggtagaaagaCAGGCGGatgagaagaaagaggaggtggTTAAGGAGGAGAAACAGATGCTAGAGGAGAAGAGTGGTGTGTGGTCAGATATGGTGAGAGGTGTCCGAGCAGCAGGAGGTTTCACCCTGGGTTTCCTGGTTCCTCTGGGTGTCCTGGTCTCCATGGTCCCCGGCTGCTACGACCACTGTACAGGACTCGGCTTCACCAACACTTTCTGGTCTACAGCCAGATACCTCATACAGCCATACTGCAATGTGCACCACATAGGCCTCCCCCCGCTGTAA